Proteins from a single region of Streptomyces vinaceus:
- a CDS encoding 1,4-dihydroxy-6-naphthoate synthase, which produces MSTADRLAGASAAAPARPLAIAYSPCPNDTFVFDAWAHGRIPGAPALDVTFADIDITNGMAERGELDVLKVSYAVLPWVLEEYALLPCGGALGRGCGPLVLTREPGLDLTGKTVAVPSERSTAYLLFRLWAADVLAEGVGKVVVLPFHEIMPAVRDGRVDAGLVIHEARFTYQDYGLHRLADMGEHWESTTGLPIPLGAIIAKRSLGAETLRALAESARASVRMAWDDPEASRPYVRAHAQELDPAVADQHIGLYVNEFTADLGDAGYAAVRGLLTRAAAEGLVPAIAADALDFP; this is translated from the coding sequence GCGCCCGCCCGACCGCTCGCCATCGCCTATTCGCCCTGCCCGAACGACACGTTCGTCTTCGACGCCTGGGCGCACGGCCGGATCCCGGGCGCGCCCGCCCTCGACGTCACCTTCGCGGACATCGACATCACCAACGGCATGGCCGAACGCGGCGAGCTGGACGTGCTGAAGGTGTCGTACGCCGTACTGCCGTGGGTGCTGGAGGAGTACGCGCTGCTGCCCTGCGGCGGGGCGCTCGGGCGCGGCTGCGGGCCCCTCGTCCTGACGCGCGAGCCGGGACTGGACCTGACCGGCAAGACCGTGGCCGTGCCCAGCGAACGCTCCACCGCCTACCTGCTGTTCCGGCTGTGGGCCGCGGACGTGCTGGCGGAGGGCGTCGGCAAGGTCGTCGTCCTGCCGTTCCACGAGATCATGCCGGCCGTCCGCGACGGCCGGGTCGACGCCGGACTGGTCATCCACGAGGCCCGGTTCACGTACCAGGACTACGGGCTGCACCGCCTCGCCGACATGGGCGAGCACTGGGAGTCCACGACCGGTCTGCCGATCCCGCTCGGCGCGATCATCGCCAAGCGCTCGCTGGGCGCCGAGACCCTGCGCGCGCTGGCCGAGTCGGCCCGTGCCTCGGTCCGCATGGCCTGGGACGACCCGGAGGCATCCCGCCCGTACGTGCGCGCCCACGCGCAGGAGCTGGACCCGGCCGTCGCCGACCAGCACATCGGGCTCTACGTCAACGAGTTCACCGCCGACCTGGGCGACGCGGGGTACGCGGCGGTGCGCGGGCTGTTGACGCGGGCCGCGGCGGAGGGTCTGGTACCGGCCATCGCGGCGGACGCGCTGGACTTCCCGTAG
- a CDS encoding DNA repair helicase XPB yields MNGPLIVQSDKTLLLEVDHELAGAARRAIAPFAELERAPEHIHTYRITPLGLWNARAAGHDAEQVVDALVEFSRYPVPHALLVDVAETMARYGRLTLSKHPVHGLVLTSTDRPVLEEILRSKKVAPLVGDRIDPDTVAVHPSERGQIKQTLLKLGWPAEDLAGYVDGEAHAIELEEDGWALRPYQQQAVEGFWHGGSGVVVLPCGAGKTLVGAGAMAKAKATTLILVTNTVSARQWKHELVKRTSLTEEEIGEYSGTRKEIRPVTIATYQVLTTKRKGVYPHLELFDSRDWGLILYDEVHLLPAPVFKFTADLQARRRLGLTATLVREDGRESDVFSLIGPKRFDAPWKEIEAQGYIAPADCVEVRVNLTESERLAYATAETEEKYRFCATTATKRKVTEALVAKHKGEQTLVIGQYIDQLDELGEHLDAPVIKGETSNAQREKLFDAFREGEISVLVVSKVANFSIDLPEATVAIQVSGTFGSRQEEAQRLGRVLRPKADGHEARFYSVVARDTIDQDFAAHRQRFLAEQGYAYRIMDADDILTSD; encoded by the coding sequence GTGAACGGGCCTCTCATCGTCCAGAGCGACAAGACACTGCTTCTCGAGGTCGACCACGAGCTCGCCGGGGCCGCGCGTCGGGCCATCGCCCCCTTCGCCGAGCTGGAGCGGGCCCCCGAGCACATCCACACCTACCGGATCACCCCGCTCGGCCTGTGGAACGCGCGGGCCGCCGGGCACGACGCCGAGCAGGTCGTCGACGCGCTCGTCGAGTTCTCCCGCTACCCCGTCCCGCACGCGCTGCTCGTCGACGTCGCCGAGACCATGGCGCGCTACGGCCGCCTCACCCTCTCCAAGCACCCCGTGCACGGGCTGGTCCTGACCAGCACCGACCGGCCGGTGCTGGAAGAGATCCTGCGTTCGAAGAAGGTCGCCCCGCTGGTTGGGGACCGGATCGACCCCGACACGGTCGCCGTGCACCCCTCCGAGCGCGGGCAGATCAAGCAGACCCTGCTGAAGCTGGGCTGGCCTGCCGAGGACCTCGCCGGGTACGTCGACGGCGAGGCGCACGCGATCGAGCTCGAAGAGGACGGCTGGGCGCTGCGCCCCTACCAGCAGCAGGCCGTCGAGGGCTTCTGGCACGGCGGCTCGGGCGTGGTCGTGCTGCCCTGCGGCGCCGGAAAGACGCTGGTCGGGGCCGGTGCGATGGCGAAGGCCAAGGCGACCACGCTGATCCTGGTCACGAACACCGTCTCGGCCCGCCAGTGGAAGCACGAGCTGGTCAAGCGGACCTCGCTGACGGAGGAGGAGATCGGCGAGTACTCCGGTACCCGCAAGGAGATCCGGCCGGTCACCATCGCCACGTACCAGGTCCTGACGACGAAGCGGAAGGGCGTCTACCCGCACCTGGAGCTCTTCGACTCCCGGGACTGGGGCCTGATCCTCTACGACGAGGTGCACCTGCTGCCGGCGCCGGTGTTCAAGTTCACCGCCGACCTCCAGGCCCGCCGCCGGCTCGGCCTGACCGCGACGCTGGTCCGCGAGGACGGCCGCGAGTCGGACGTGTTCTCGCTGATCGGCCCGAAGCGGTTCGACGCGCCGTGGAAGGAGATCGAGGCGCAGGGCTACATCGCGCCGGCGGACTGCGTCGAGGTGCGGGTCAACCTGACCGAGAGCGAGCGGCTGGCGTACGCGACCGCCGAGACGGAGGAGAAGTACCGCTTCTGCGCGACGACGGCGACGAAGCGGAAGGTGACGGAGGCGCTCGTCGCCAAGCACAAGGGCGAGCAGACGCTGGTCATCGGGCAGTACATCGACCAGCTGGACGAGCTCGGCGAGCACCTGGACGCCCCCGTGATCAAGGGCGAGACCTCCAACGCGCAGCGCGAGAAGCTCTTCGACGCCTTCCGCGAGGGCGAGATCAGCGTGCTGGTGGTGTCGAAGGTCGCGAACTTCTCGATCGACCTGCCCGAGGCCACGGTCGCGATCCAGGTGTCGGGTACGTTCGGCTCCCGCCAGGAGGAGGCCCAGCGCCTCGGCCGCGTGCTGCGCCCGAAGGCGGACGGCCACGAGGCGCGGTTCTACTCGGTCGTCGCGCGCGACACGATCGACCAGGACTTCGCGGCCCACCGCCAGCGCTTCCTGGCCGAACAGGGCTACGCCTACCGGATCATGGACGCCGACGACATCCTGACGAGCGACTGA
- a CDS encoding LPXTG cell wall anchor domain-containing protein, translating to MSARTAARRTTLRSAAATAVVAVVAGTALMPLSAYAAPAAENLHALKITMGAPAPSGPLTRGGAAETFELTVTNPADKASSFHPWILLEDAGASPLRQSDVSFKVEGVTAPATESFIGHQDGEWQGMFHPAGKPGGEGFEIPAGAKLTWKVTIGLGKSYPTTNGDFKLTATSYTGEAADDGSATMTFKTDPSVKKGKLETAFKNVGDCKGVPALQCREMDLTYRLTGDGSFDDALYTSLDLNFGSQVKVPNLQVWAQVNGKWEGLSTDDPYHFMLPTIPKGFSAASGERVLRLRTSFGPNTDYKKATDVTLHAGVRLAEDNSTEFSGDDTKFQLAPATATTSPSPTPSKSATTQPSASASPSPSSSTTAAVAANTNTTATGSTGSLAHTGADSNTGLYSGLAAVLVALGGAAAWLGARRRRATRA from the coding sequence ATGTCCGCTCGCACCGCCGCCCGCCGCACCACCCTCCGCTCCGCGGCCGCCACCGCCGTCGTCGCCGTCGTCGCCGGTACGGCCCTGATGCCACTGTCGGCGTACGCCGCTCCGGCCGCCGAGAACCTGCACGCGCTGAAGATCACGATGGGCGCCCCGGCGCCGAGCGGCCCGCTGACCCGCGGCGGCGCGGCGGAGACCTTCGAACTGACGGTCACCAACCCCGCGGACAAGGCGAGCTCCTTCCACCCGTGGATCCTGCTGGAGGACGCCGGTGCGAGCCCGCTCCGGCAGAGCGACGTCAGCTTCAAGGTCGAGGGCGTGACCGCGCCGGCGACCGAGTCCTTCATCGGGCACCAGGACGGCGAGTGGCAGGGCATGTTCCACCCGGCGGGCAAGCCGGGCGGAGAGGGCTTCGAGATCCCGGCGGGCGCCAAGCTCACCTGGAAGGTCACGATCGGCCTCGGCAAGAGCTACCCGACCACCAACGGCGACTTCAAGCTGACGGCCACGAGCTACACGGGCGAGGCGGCGGACGACGGCTCCGCCACCATGACCTTCAAGACGGACCCCTCGGTCAAGAAGGGCAAGCTGGAGACCGCGTTCAAGAACGTCGGAGACTGCAAGGGCGTCCCGGCGCTCCAGTGCCGGGAGATGGACCTGACGTACCGGCTCACCGGCGACGGCTCGTTCGACGACGCCCTCTACACCTCGCTGGACCTGAACTTCGGCTCCCAGGTCAAGGTGCCCAACCTCCAGGTGTGGGCTCAGGTCAACGGCAAGTGGGAGGGTCTGAGCACCGACGACCCGTACCACTTCATGCTGCCGACGATCCCGAAGGGCTTCAGCGCCGCTTCCGGCGAGCGCGTCCTGCGCCTGCGGACCTCGTTCGGCCCGAACACGGACTACAAGAAGGCCACCGACGTCACCCTGCACGCGGGCGTCCGCCTCGCCGAGGACAACAGCACCGAGTTCTCCGGCGACGACACGAAGTTCCAGCTCGCCCCGGCCACCGCGACCACGTCGCCCTCGCCGACCCCGAGCAAGTCCGCCACGACCCAGCCCTCCGCGTCCGCCTCCCCGTCGCCCTCGTCCTCCACCACGGCGGCCGTCGCTGCGAACACCAACACCACGGCCACCGGCTCCACGGGCTCCCTGGCCCACACCGGCGCCGACTCGAACACCGGCCTGTACTCCGGCCTGGCCGCCGTCCTCGTCGCCCTCGGCGGGGCCGCCGCCTGGCTCGGCGCCCGCCGCCGCCGCGCGACGCGCGCCTGA
- a CDS encoding helicase-associated domain-containing protein: MEATVPELPEPSSAAGSATASSAPRSLAEALRARDDASLATLLHARPDLLGPVPGDITQLATRAGTRASVVRALDRLDRFALQTAEALAVAPDPCPYPVLESLLAGEHGGGSGSREDNGARAELPRALATLRDQALVWGDDERLRLVRTARELLAPAAGRPSPTGLGPTVAEATSGMSPTRIQEIVAAAGLPATHDPVSAVAALSGLFTDPERMSALLDEAPAEAHQVLGRLVWGPPYGEVTPNPTPPVRWLRDRGLLLPASARTVVLPREVALHLRGGLAHRETEPLAPAVPAAHEHRPQLVDANAAGQALAALATVEELVKSWEHAGPPVLRAGGLSVRDLKRTAVTLDVSEPVAAFWIELAYAAGLLASDGEADERYAPTPAFDDWVELPPAERWSALARAWLPATRTCGLVGEQDAKGRTLSALGPDLDRSAAPEVRRRVLELLAALPEGGSADPEALLARLDWERPVRGASPLRARLARWALTEAEVLGVTGRGALAAHGRALLEHRDPAPLLAPLFPEPVDHVLLQADLTAVAPGPLRRGVGEVLAVLADVESKGGATVYRFTPGSVRRALDSGRTASDLHAFLAEHSITPVPQPLAYLIDDVARRHGHLRVGAASSYVRCDDDGMLNEIMADRRSAGLGLRRLAPTVLAAQAEPGALLDGLRSMGYAPAAESPTGDVVVTRADAHRTPARSAPVPVPDGPPVPDTTLLAAAVRAIRAGDLAATAVRKEPAAASASVVPGELPRTSPAETLATVQAAALTGSAVWIGYVNADGAASQRVIAPVRVEGGFVTGYDHTADEVRTYALHRITGVAELAEEHL; the protein is encoded by the coding sequence ATGGAGGCGACCGTGCCTGAGCTGCCCGAGCCCAGCAGTGCTGCGGGAAGCGCCACAGCGAGCAGCGCCCCGCGCTCCCTCGCCGAGGCGCTGCGCGCCCGCGACGACGCGTCGCTCGCCACCCTGCTGCACGCGCGCCCGGACCTGCTCGGCCCGGTGCCGGGTGACATCACGCAGCTGGCCACCCGGGCCGGCACCCGGGCCTCGGTGGTCCGCGCGCTGGACCGGCTCGACCGGTTCGCGCTCCAGACGGCGGAGGCCCTCGCGGTGGCCCCGGACCCGTGCCCGTACCCGGTACTGGAATCGCTGCTGGCCGGCGAGCACGGCGGCGGATCCGGCTCCCGCGAGGACAACGGCGCCCGCGCCGAACTCCCGCGCGCCCTGGCCACCCTGCGCGACCAGGCCCTGGTGTGGGGCGACGACGAGCGGCTGCGGCTGGTCCGCACCGCCCGCGAGCTGCTGGCGCCGGCCGCCGGCCGGCCCTCCCCGACCGGGCTGGGGCCCACCGTCGCCGAGGCCACGTCCGGGATGTCGCCGACCCGGATCCAGGAGATCGTGGCGGCGGCGGGGCTGCCCGCCACCCACGACCCGGTGTCCGCCGTGGCGGCGCTGAGCGGCCTGTTCACCGACCCGGAGCGGATGTCGGCGCTGCTGGACGAGGCCCCGGCCGAGGCCCACCAGGTGCTGGGCCGGCTGGTGTGGGGGCCTCCGTACGGGGAGGTCACGCCGAACCCGACCCCGCCGGTGCGCTGGCTGCGCGACCGCGGGCTGCTGCTGCCGGCCTCGGCGCGGACCGTCGTACTGCCCCGCGAGGTGGCACTGCACCTGCGCGGCGGGCTGGCGCACCGGGAGACGGAGCCGCTGGCCCCGGCGGTGCCCGCGGCTCACGAGCACCGTCCACAGCTTGTGGACGCCAACGCGGCGGGGCAGGCGCTGGCCGCGCTGGCCACCGTCGAGGAGCTGGTGAAGTCCTGGGAGCACGCCGGGCCGCCGGTGCTGCGGGCCGGCGGGCTGTCCGTACGGGACCTGAAGCGCACCGCGGTCACGCTGGACGTCTCCGAGCCGGTGGCCGCGTTCTGGATCGAACTCGCCTACGCGGCCGGGCTGCTGGCCAGCGACGGGGAGGCCGACGAGCGGTACGCGCCCACCCCCGCCTTCGACGACTGGGTGGAACTCCCGCCCGCCGAGCGGTGGTCGGCCCTCGCCAGGGCCTGGCTGCCGGCCACCCGGACCTGCGGCCTGGTCGGCGAACAGGACGCCAAGGGCCGCACCCTGTCCGCGCTGGGCCCCGACCTCGACCGCTCCGCCGCCCCGGAGGTGCGCCGCCGCGTCCTCGAACTCCTCGCCGCGCTGCCCGAGGGCGGCTCCGCCGACCCGGAGGCCCTGCTCGCCCGGCTGGACTGGGAGCGGCCCGTACGGGGGGCGAGCCCGCTGCGCGCCCGCCTCGCGCGGTGGGCGCTGACCGAGGCCGAGGTGCTCGGCGTGACCGGCCGCGGCGCGCTCGCGGCCCACGGCCGCGCGCTGCTGGAGCACCGCGACCCGGCGCCGCTGCTGGCGCCGCTGTTCCCCGAGCCGGTGGACCACGTACTGCTCCAGGCCGACCTGACGGCGGTCGCCCCGGGGCCGCTGCGCCGGGGGGTCGGCGAGGTGCTGGCCGTCCTCGCGGACGTGGAGTCCAAGGGCGGGGCGACGGTGTACCGCTTCACGCCCGGTTCCGTACGGCGGGCGCTGGACTCCGGGCGGACCGCCTCCGACCTGCACGCCTTCCTCGCCGAGCACAGCATCACCCCGGTTCCGCAGCCGCTGGCCTACCTGATCGACGACGTGGCGCGGCGGCACGGGCACCTGCGGGTGGGCGCGGCCTCCTCGTACGTGCGCTGCGACGACGACGGCATGCTGAACGAGATCATGGCCGACCGGCGCTCCGCCGGGCTGGGGCTGCGGCGCCTGGCCCCCACGGTGCTGGCGGCGCAGGCCGAACCGGGCGCGCTGCTCGACGGGTTGCGTTCGATGGGGTACGCCCCGGCGGCGGAGTCGCCGACCGGCGACGTGGTGGTGACGCGGGCCGACGCCCACCGGACCCCGGCGCGTTCGGCGCCGGTCCCGGTGCCGGACGGCCCGCCGGTACCGGACACGACGCTGCTGGCGGCGGCCGTACGGGCGATCCGCGCGGGCGACCTGGCGGCTACGGCGGTGCGCAAGGAGCCGGCGGCGGCATCGGCGTCCGTCGTGCCGGGCGAACTCCCGCGTACGAGCCCGGCGGAGACCCTCGCCACGGTGCAGGCGGCCGCGCTGACCGGGTCGGCGGTGTGGATCGGGTACGTGAACGCGGACGGCGCGGCGAGCCAGCGGGTCATCGCCCCGGTCCGGGTGGAGGGCGGCTTCGTCACCGGGTACGACCACACGGCGGACGAGGTGCGGACGTACGCGCTGCACCGGATCACGGGGGTCGCCGAGCTGGCGGAGGAGCACCTGTAA
- a CDS encoding HAD family hydrolase yields MSSETPAVPAVPAQLTVGFDLDMTLIDSRPGIKAAYLALSAETGTFIDADEAVTRLGPPLDEELAYWFPEAEIPAMADRYREIYPTHAIEPTPAMPGAREAIEAVQALGGRAIVVTAKHEPNARLHLAHLGIEPDAVIGWLWAEAKAGALREYGAQVYVGDHVGDVRGARTAGALSVAVPTGPCPEPELREAGADVVLPDLTALPGWLAEYVRAQAA; encoded by the coding sequence ATGAGCTCCGAGACCCCCGCCGTGCCCGCCGTGCCCGCCCAGCTGACGGTCGGCTTCGACCTCGACATGACCCTCATCGATTCGCGCCCGGGCATCAAGGCCGCCTACCTGGCGCTTTCCGCCGAGACGGGTACGTTCATCGACGCCGACGAGGCGGTCACGCGGCTCGGTCCGCCGCTCGACGAGGAGCTCGCGTACTGGTTCCCGGAGGCGGAGATCCCGGCCATGGCCGACCGCTACCGGGAGATCTATCCCACTCACGCCATCGAGCCGACCCCGGCGATGCCCGGCGCCCGCGAGGCGATCGAGGCCGTCCAGGCGCTCGGCGGGCGCGCGATCGTCGTCACGGCCAAGCACGAGCCCAACGCCCGGCTGCACCTCGCCCACCTCGGCATCGAGCCGGACGCGGTGATCGGCTGGCTGTGGGCCGAGGCCAAGGCGGGCGCCCTGCGCGAGTACGGCGCCCAGGTCTACGTCGGCGACCACGTCGGCGACGTGCGCGGGGCCCGTACGGCCGGCGCGCTGTCGGTGGCGGTGCCCACCGGCCCGTGCCCCGAGCCGGAACTGCGGGAGGCGGGCGCCGACGTGGTGCTGCCGGACCTCACCGCGCTGCCGGGGTGGCTCGCGGAGTACGTTCGCGCGCAGGCGGCCTGA
- a CDS encoding DUF4291 domain-containing protein yields MQEARTDRPDLTDRPDRRIRAAHTETTVTVYQAYAPALGLPAARDGRFPAAWKRERMTWIKPSFLWMMYRCGWATKADQETVLAVEITREGFDHALRRACLSHYERGTHADHEAWQRSLRDSPARVQWDPERDLHLNPLGHRSLQLGLSGAASRAYADEWTVSIRDVTAMAREIHGLVRSGDEAAARALLPVETPYPAPPLGHLGA; encoded by the coding sequence ATGCAAGAAGCACGGACCGACCGGCCCGACCTGACCGACCGGCCCGACCGGCGGATCAGGGCGGCGCACACCGAGACCACGGTGACCGTCTACCAGGCGTACGCACCCGCGCTCGGCCTGCCCGCGGCCCGCGACGGCCGGTTCCCGGCCGCCTGGAAGCGGGAGCGGATGACGTGGATCAAGCCGTCGTTCCTGTGGATGATGTACCGCTGCGGCTGGGCCACCAAGGCCGACCAGGAGACGGTCCTGGCCGTCGAGATCACCCGCGAGGGCTTCGACCACGCGCTGCGCCGCGCCTGCCTGTCCCACTACGAACGCGGCACCCACGCCGACCACGAGGCGTGGCAGCGGTCCCTGCGCGACTCCCCCGCCCGCGTCCAGTGGGACCCGGAGCGCGACCTGCACCTGAACCCGCTGGGCCACCGCTCGCTGCAGCTGGGCCTGTCCGGTGCCGCCTCGCGCGCGTACGCCGACGAGTGGACGGTCTCCATCCGCGACGTGACCGCGATGGCCCGGGAGATCCACGGCCTGGTCCGCTCGGGGGACGAGGCCGCGGCGCGGGCGCTGCTGCCGGTGGAGACCCCGTATCCGGCGCCCCCGCTGGGGCACTTGGGCGCGTAG
- a CDS encoding cold-shock protein, with amino-acid sequence MPTGKVKWFNSEKGFGFLSRDDGGDVFVHSSVLPAGVDALKPGQRVEFGVVAGQRGDQALSVTVLDPAPSVAAAQRRKPDELASIVQDLTTLLENITPMLERGRYPDKVHGTKIAGLLRAVADQLDV; translated from the coding sequence GTGCCTACCGGCAAGGTCAAGTGGTTCAACAGTGAGAAGGGCTTCGGCTTTCTCTCCCGCGACGACGGCGGAGACGTCTTCGTCCACTCGTCGGTGCTCCCGGCCGGGGTCGACGCCCTCAAGCCCGGCCAGCGCGTCGAGTTCGGCGTCGTCGCCGGACAGCGCGGTGACCAGGCGCTTTCCGTGACGGTGCTGGACCCGGCGCCCTCGGTCGCGGCCGCTCAGCGCCGCAAGCCGGACGAGCTGGCCTCGATCGTGCAGGACCTCACGACCCTGCTGGAGAACATCACTCCGATGCTGGAGCGCGGCCGCTACCCCGACAAGGTGCACGGCACGAAGATCGCCGGCCTGCTGCGCGCGGTGGCCGACCAGCTCGACGTCTGA